A single window of Streptomyces aquilus DNA harbors:
- a CDS encoding helix-turn-helix domain-containing protein, translated as MNLPIVSRVSTQSVDPADRIDFWEEHNRQALVGLTCSSYAREGLLATETNVELGDLRLAEIAGNEHVIERTPRTCQALPKDSIFVTLLMAGSGVFFHEGGCVTLQTGDLILYDTRRPYLFGFPSPMRQLLVDIPREVFAAQCAPGEVSAPILLGRGSATEGAQASALEAVLADWVAGQGGEDSVSTEATVLDLVRTLAAPRLGGSASPAMLSQLAVAKDYIARHLADPGLSPGLVAEAIGVSARHLSRIFQPTGVSPSRYILEQRLGKARQVLAEPGSRHLTIAEVAHRWGFASQAHFTRVFRSRFGCTPGETRPLTS; from the coding sequence GTGAACCTGCCTATCGTCTCCCGCGTGTCCACGCAGTCGGTCGATCCGGCGGACCGCATCGACTTCTGGGAGGAACACAACCGCCAGGCTCTGGTGGGCTTGACGTGCTCGTCGTACGCGCGGGAGGGCCTGCTGGCCACGGAGACGAATGTCGAGCTGGGCGACCTGCGACTGGCCGAGATCGCCGGCAACGAGCATGTCATCGAACGGACCCCACGGACCTGCCAGGCCCTGCCGAAGGACTCGATCTTTGTCACGTTGTTGATGGCAGGCAGCGGAGTGTTCTTCCACGAGGGCGGCTGCGTGACCCTGCAGACGGGCGACCTGATTCTCTATGACACGAGGCGGCCCTATCTGTTCGGATTCCCTTCTCCCATGCGTCAGTTGCTGGTGGACATCCCGCGTGAGGTGTTCGCCGCGCAGTGCGCCCCGGGCGAGGTGTCCGCACCGATACTGCTCGGCAGGGGGTCGGCCACCGAAGGTGCCCAGGCTTCGGCGCTGGAGGCAGTCCTGGCCGACTGGGTTGCGGGGCAGGGAGGTGAGGACTCGGTCAGCACCGAGGCCACCGTGCTGGACCTCGTCCGTACGCTGGCCGCGCCGAGGCTGGGCGGCTCGGCGTCGCCCGCCATGCTCTCCCAACTGGCGGTGGCCAAGGACTACATAGCCCGGCACCTTGCCGATCCCGGGCTGAGTCCGGGTCTGGTCGCGGAGGCGATCGGAGTGTCCGCGCGGCACCTCAGCCGGATCTTCCAGCCGACGGGGGTGAGCCCGTCCCGATACATACTCGAACAGCGGCTCGGCAAGGCCCGGCAGGTGCTCGCCGAGCCTGGTTCCCGCCATCTGACGATCGCCGAAGTCGCCCATCGCTGGGGCTTCGCCAGCCAAGCCCACTTCACCCGGGTCTTCCGGAGTCGTTTCGGCTGCACGCCCGGAGAGACGCGCCCGCTCACCAGCTGA
- a CDS encoding 2,3-butanediol dehydrogenase — translation MSADTRRMQAAVWYGARDVRIAEVDVPAPGHGEVLIEVAYCGICGSDLHEYADGPHAIPVAEPHPGSGATAPLVLGHEFCGTVVALGASVTHLTVGDRVAVEPNYRCGECARCRAGEYNICRHFGFAGLMGNGGMAEYAAIPAYMAHRLPENVSLEQAALFEPASVALHALQRAGATPETVTVVGLGPVGLLTVRLARERDVRRIVAVDVAPARLELAAGLGATDLIDAGLEGGAGERIRELTGGEGVDVAFEVVGSESALRTCLAATRRGGRVVLVGLAPEVSLDTFALVNNEQSIVASVGYRDTYPELIRLVAQRGLDLTPVITSTIALEGLVAQGFETLMRGAGDQVKILVDPAARRDRLVSCAASAGTATPATSDSRRRC, via the coding sequence ATGAGCGCCGACACGCGGCGGATGCAGGCCGCTGTCTGGTACGGAGCCAGGGACGTCCGCATAGCCGAGGTGGACGTCCCCGCACCCGGGCACGGCGAGGTACTCATCGAGGTCGCCTACTGCGGCATCTGCGGCAGCGACCTGCACGAGTACGCCGACGGCCCGCACGCCATCCCCGTAGCGGAGCCGCATCCGGGCTCAGGTGCGACAGCCCCGCTCGTCCTCGGCCACGAGTTCTGCGGCACGGTGGTGGCGCTCGGGGCGTCGGTGACCCACCTGACGGTCGGTGACCGGGTGGCGGTCGAACCGAACTACCGGTGCGGGGAGTGTGCACGGTGCCGGGCCGGTGAGTACAACATCTGCCGGCACTTCGGGTTCGCCGGACTGATGGGGAACGGAGGCATGGCCGAGTACGCCGCCATCCCCGCCTACATGGCGCACCGCCTTCCCGAGAACGTGTCGCTGGAGCAGGCCGCGCTCTTCGAACCGGCCTCGGTCGCCCTGCACGCGCTGCAGCGTGCCGGGGCCACCCCCGAGACCGTGACGGTGGTCGGCCTGGGCCCGGTCGGCCTGCTCACCGTCCGGCTCGCCCGGGAACGCGACGTGCGGCGCATCGTCGCCGTCGACGTCGCGCCTGCTCGCCTGGAACTCGCGGCCGGTCTCGGCGCCACCGATCTGATCGACGCGGGCCTGGAGGGAGGCGCCGGGGAGCGCATCCGCGAGCTGACCGGCGGCGAGGGCGTGGATGTCGCGTTCGAGGTGGTGGGCTCCGAGAGCGCCCTGCGCACCTGTCTGGCCGCGACCCGGCGTGGCGGCCGGGTCGTCCTCGTCGGCCTGGCCCCGGAGGTGTCCCTGGACACGTTCGCGCTGGTCAACAACGAGCAGTCGATCGTCGCGAGCGTCGGCTACCGCGACACCTATCCGGAACTCATCCGGCTCGTCGCGCAGCGGGGGCTGGACCTGACACCGGTCATCACCTCGACCATCGCCCTGGAAGGCCTGGTCGCCCAGGGCTTCGAGACACTGATGCGCGGTGCGGGGGACCAGGTCAAGATACTTGTCGACCCCGCCGCACGCCGTGACCGCCTCGTCTCCTGCGCGGCATCAGCCGGAACCGCGACGCCTGCCACCTCGGACAGCCGGAGGAGGTGCTGA
- a CDS encoding helix-turn-helix domain-containing protein: MTSTASPFPADESSQAYHLRRKRELSSLYATARSLTALGELDDVLRSIVRHAHGLIGTDFTYLSLLGPDNALSVRASEGTISADFLAAGIPPGTGLGGQVIGRRKPIWVSNYLVADDLHHVHEFDELVAREGLVALLGVPLLVRGEAVGALFAADRSERSFSSEEIALFSAFADHAAIALDNARLYDQSRAALEKLQSAYRVIEEHVATIERSQAVHEALTDVVLTGGGPKDVARHLADQMGGTVIFLGRDNTLLASAGVDQTLQNSGDAVWPGIKQALEGARRTGRCVTQQDASATHSVAVVQAGDSYLGALVWSQPASPSSADLRMLERATHIVALMILKENAVADAAERLSGELMTELLVNSPSVSAAQRARTRARGIDVDALNLLVVADSTTAATIELSRQLHAYAHSHAGLAGEYLGRATMLLHAEDVDEAVASAHRAIRQQLDRDVNLIGEHVQGHDWARAFTTASRCLDLALALGKTDHSATTSDYALYSLLFAPDRLNELDRFISATIGPLLAYDAQRSTDLVTTAVTYFANRGGLAQTARALQVHLNTLLKRLDRIDLVLGSGWRGPEALDTQLALRMHQLRVSVGV; the protein is encoded by the coding sequence GCTCGCAGGCCTATCACCTCCGGCGCAAGCGGGAGCTCTCGTCGCTCTATGCGACCGCCAGATCACTGACTGCGCTGGGCGAGCTCGACGACGTGCTGCGGTCGATCGTGCGCCATGCCCACGGATTGATCGGCACGGACTTCACGTACCTGTCCCTGCTCGGCCCCGACAATGCGCTGTCGGTCCGCGCCTCGGAAGGCACCATCTCCGCCGACTTCCTGGCCGCCGGCATTCCTCCCGGCACCGGACTCGGAGGGCAGGTGATCGGGCGGCGCAAGCCGATCTGGGTCAGTAACTACCTCGTCGCCGACGATCTCCATCACGTTCACGAATTCGACGAACTCGTCGCACGAGAAGGCCTGGTCGCGCTGCTCGGGGTGCCCTTGCTCGTCCGCGGTGAGGCGGTCGGCGCGCTGTTCGCCGCCGACCGCTCGGAGAGGTCGTTCAGCTCGGAAGAGATTGCGCTCTTCAGCGCATTCGCGGATCACGCCGCGATCGCGCTCGACAACGCCCGTCTGTACGACCAGAGCCGCGCCGCCCTCGAGAAGCTGCAGTCGGCCTACCGGGTCATCGAAGAGCACGTTGCCACGATCGAACGCTCGCAAGCCGTTCACGAGGCGCTCACCGACGTCGTCCTCACCGGCGGTGGACCGAAGGACGTCGCCCGCCACCTGGCCGACCAGATGGGTGGCACGGTGATCTTTCTCGGTCGCGACAACACACTGTTGGCGAGCGCAGGCGTCGACCAGACCCTCCAAAACAGCGGCGATGCGGTGTGGCCCGGGATCAAGCAAGCCCTTGAGGGCGCGCGTCGCACGGGACGATGCGTGACCCAGCAAGACGCATCCGCCACGCACAGCGTCGCCGTCGTCCAGGCCGGAGACAGCTACCTGGGAGCTCTCGTCTGGAGTCAGCCCGCCAGCCCGAGTTCGGCTGACTTGCGCATGCTCGAGAGAGCCACACACATCGTCGCTCTGATGATCCTGAAAGAGAACGCGGTCGCCGACGCGGCCGAGCGGCTGAGCGGTGAATTGATGACAGAGCTGCTGGTCAACAGCCCGTCCGTCAGCGCAGCTCAACGGGCACGTACACGCGCGCGCGGCATCGATGTCGACGCGCTCAACCTCCTCGTGGTCGCCGACTCCACGACGGCTGCCACTATTGAGCTGTCACGCCAACTCCACGCATACGCACACAGCCACGCGGGCCTGGCCGGTGAGTACCTCGGCCGAGCCACGATGCTCCTGCACGCTGAAGACGTCGACGAGGCTGTCGCCAGCGCACACCGTGCCATCCGCCAGCAGCTCGACCGCGACGTCAATCTCATAGGTGAACATGTTCAGGGCCACGACTGGGCCCGCGCATTCACGACGGCGAGCCGGTGCCTCGATCTTGCACTCGCTCTGGGTAAGACCGACCACAGCGCCACAACGAGTGACTATGCGCTCTACTCGCTCCTCTTCGCCCCTGACCGCCTCAATGAATTGGACCGCTTCATCTCAGCCACCATTGGTCCCCTCCTCGCATACGACGCTCAACGCTCGACCGACCTTGTCACTACTGCTGTGACCTACTTCGCGAACCGTGGAGGCCTGGCTCAGACCGCACGGGCCCTCCAGGTCCATCTCAACACGCTGCTCAAGCGCCTGGACCGCATCGACCTCGTACTGGGCAGCGGTTGGCGGGGACCGGAGGCGCTCGACACCCAACTCGCCCTCCGCATGCACCAACTGCGCGTCTCCGTAGGCGTTTAG